In Rhodovulum sulfidophilum DSM 1374, the following are encoded in one genomic region:
- a CDS encoding ATP-binding cassette domain-containing protein has product MAGAFLIDPACWNGTLATSLLRMVGGLALATGVGAPLGIIMHRSPGAGAFLAPLRLLPMRIPRPVLAILWTQGGIWTVIFSVAALLVRVFQVAVTEGFCAVDPQFDEMTRPFRVLLRRRFGLQGMADRPAATLSKGQAQRIALLRALSVRPDILLLDEALGGLDGECLAIRGRRYRGHA; this is encoded by the coding sequence GTGGCCGGGGCCTTCCTGATCGATCCCGCGTGCTGGAACGGCACCCTCGCCACCAGCCTTTTGCGAATGGTCGGCGGGCTTGCGCTTGCGACCGGGGTCGGCGCTCCGTTGGGGATCATCATGCACCGGTCGCCCGGGGCCGGAGCATTTCTGGCTCCCTTGCGCCTGCTGCCCATGAGAATACCCCGGCCGGTTCTGGCCATTCTCTGGACGCAGGGCGGTATCTGGACGGTGATCTTCAGCGTCGCGGCCCTGCTTGTGCGGGTCTTTCAGGTCGCGGTTACCGAAGGATTCTGCGCGGTCGATCCGCAGTTCGACGAGATGACCCGACCGTTCCGCGTGCTGCTTCGGCGACGGTTCGGGCTTCAGGGCATGGCGGACCGACCGGCGGCCACCCTGTCGAAAGGGCAGGCTCAGCGCATCGCGCTCTTGCGCGCGTTGAGCGTCAGGCCCGATATCTTGCTCCTGGACGAGGCCCTCGGCGGTCTTGACGGCGAATGCTTGGCAATCCGGGGGCGCCGTTATCGAGGTCACGCATGA
- a CDS encoding SDR family oxidoreductase gives MKLDLEGARVVVTAGAQGIGRAIVEAYLAEGARVATCDIDATALETLPDAVFRQRTDMGDASQIAEFMTAALDHLGGLDVLVNNAGIAGPTGPVEDIDPADWETCLSVCLTSQFHCVRHAVPALRQSANASIINLSSLAGRVGFALRTPYSAAKWGVIGFTKSLAIELGRDGIRCNAILPGIVAGDRQRRVLEAKAQRRGIAFAQVEEEAFSHTSLKEYVQPEQIADQILFLTSPRGRTISGQAVSVCGDCQMLT, from the coding sequence ATGAAACTGGATCTCGAAGGCGCGCGGGTTGTCGTGACCGCGGGCGCGCAGGGCATCGGCCGCGCCATCGTCGAGGCCTATCTGGCCGAGGGCGCCCGCGTGGCGACCTGCGACATCGACGCGACCGCGCTGGAAACGCTTCCCGACGCGGTCTTTCGCCAGAGAACGGATATGGGCGATGCCAGTCAGATCGCGGAGTTCATGACCGCCGCCCTCGATCATCTGGGCGGGCTCGATGTGCTGGTGAACAATGCCGGGATCGCGGGCCCCACCGGTCCGGTCGAAGACATCGACCCTGCCGATTGGGAGACATGCCTGTCCGTCTGCCTGACATCGCAATTCCACTGCGTGCGTCATGCCGTTCCGGCGCTCCGGCAAAGCGCCAACGCCTCGATCATCAACCTGTCCTCCCTCGCCGGCAGGGTCGGGTTTGCGCTTCGAACGCCCTATTCCGCCGCGAAATGGGGGGTGATCGGCTTCACGAAATCCCTTGCGATCGAACTGGGCCGTGACGGCATCCGCTGCAACGCCATCCTTCCCGGCATCGTGGCCGGAGATCGTCAGCGCCGCGTTCTGGAAGCCAAGGCACAGCGGCGCGGCATAGCCTTCGCACAGGTGGAGGAAGAAGCGTTCTCTCACACCTCCCTCAAGGAGTATGTTCAGCCCGAACAGATCGCCGACCAGATCCTGTTCCTGACCAGCCCGCGGGGGCGCACGATTTCCGGACAGGCGGTCTCGGTCTGCGGCGACTGCCAGATGCTGACCTGA
- a CDS encoding GntR family transcriptional regulator yields the protein MTQPLDRIRPVRRKTLSDQAFDTLSEMLLSGALRPRDRLSMRDLADRLEVSMMPVREAVSRLAASGALEVSPKRAVMVPLMTAAEFADLTLVRMLNEGQAARLAAERSSKTEIAGIIALAERFEEVLDRAYGSAAAVAANKDLHFAVYRAAGSETLMQLITMLWLKAGPIINFDIGVEAGLPAEQQSAHSRGHHSRRHHRMLCEALLARDGDTAAQAISEDIRFASEFIRAHAGMDQQDSRRRIIS from the coding sequence ATGACCCAGCCGCTTGATCGAATCCGCCCGGTTCGTCGAAAGACGCTTTCGGATCAGGCCTTTGATACCCTGAGCGAGATGCTGTTATCCGGGGCGCTGCGTCCGCGCGACCGGTTGTCGATGCGCGATCTCGCGGACCGGCTCGAGGTCTCGATGATGCCTGTCCGCGAGGCGGTGAGTCGCCTGGCCGCCAGCGGAGCCCTCGAGGTCAGCCCCAAGCGGGCGGTCATGGTGCCCCTGATGACGGCGGCCGAATTCGCGGATCTGACCCTGGTCAGGATGCTGAACGAGGGCCAGGCGGCCCGGCTGGCCGCCGAGCGAAGCTCGAAGACCGAGATCGCGGGCATCATCGCCCTGGCCGAGCGGTTCGAGGAAGTGCTCGACCGCGCCTATGGCAGCGCGGCGGCCGTGGCGGCCAACAAGGATCTGCATTTCGCGGTCTACCGGGCAGCGGGCTCCGAAACCCTGATGCAGCTGATCACCATGCTCTGGCTCAAGGCCGGGCCGATCATCAATTTCGACATCGGCGTCGAGGCAGGCCTGCCCGCCGAACAGCAAAGCGCGCATTCGCGCGGCCACCATTCCCGCAGGCATCACCGGATGCTGTGCGAGGCGCTTCTGGCCCGCGACGGAGACACAGCGGCCCAGGCGATCTCGGAGGATATCCGCTTCGCCTCGGAATTCATCCGCGCCCATGCCGGGATGGATCAGCAGGATAGCAGGAGGAGGATCATATCATGA
- a CDS encoding ABC transporter substrate-binding protein gives MTTTNSTRRGFLRTGAAGLALGVAAPTYLRAQSAPLKIGHLTPTTGFLGPLGEYAQMGIKLAVQHINDNGGAGGRQVELIMEDSVNPQTASTKAERMFERDRVDMIVGEISSASCLTISQVAARYKKCFVNTGGNSDSLRGKDCNRYMFHVETQNSMYVNAEGQFFDGKGLVDGKNWYTMTADYAFGHDLLAAAKAFLDANGGNLIGDELVPTDATDFSSYLLKIRQAEPDVVALNLAGTQITNFLKQYGEFGLDFTLGGFGFDTVSAWAAGARNFRGTWPNVWNHLVPNDASQAFVRAFVDAYGKPPENQAWGDYNAGLIMARAVAEAGDAGGDALADYLESPEAQFDLMKTRKGYFRPSDHQLIQEIYAITALPADEVQNKWDIFTTSDPLPGPDQPLETLATSVTGGTCSL, from the coding sequence ATGACGACGACGAACTCGACCCGCAGGGGCTTCCTGCGGACAGGTGCGGCTGGTCTGGCGCTGGGCGTGGCGGCCCCGACCTATCTGCGTGCCCAATCCGCGCCGCTCAAGATCGGCCACCTGACGCCGACGACCGGCTTCCTCGGCCCTCTCGGCGAATATGCGCAGATGGGGATCAAGCTTGCGGTCCAGCATATCAACGACAATGGCGGCGCCGGCGGGCGGCAGGTCGAGCTGATCATGGAGGACAGCGTCAACCCGCAGACCGCCTCGACCAAGGCCGAGCGCATGTTCGAACGCGACCGGGTCGACATGATCGTCGGCGAGATCTCGTCGGCCTCCTGCCTGACGATCAGCCAGGTCGCCGCGCGCTACAAAAAGTGCTTCGTCAATACCGGCGGCAATTCCGACAGCCTGCGCGGCAAGGACTGCAACCGCTACATGTTCCATGTCGAGACCCAGAACTCGATGTATGTGAATGCCGAGGGCCAGTTCTTTGACGGGAAGGGGCTTGTCGACGGCAAGAACTGGTACACGATGACGGCGGATTACGCCTTCGGCCACGATCTTCTGGCGGCGGCGAAGGCCTTCCTCGATGCGAATGGCGGCAATCTGATCGGCGACGAGCTGGTGCCGACCGATGCCACCGATTTCTCGTCCTATCTGCTGAAGATCCGTCAGGCCGAACCGGATGTCGTCGCGCTGAACCTCGCCGGGACCCAGATCACCAACTTCCTGAAGCAATACGGCGAATTCGGGCTCGACTTCACGCTGGGCGGCTTCGGCTTCGACACGGTTTCCGCCTGGGCGGCGGGGGCGCGGAACTTCAGGGGCACCTGGCCGAATGTCTGGAACCACCTTGTGCCGAACGATGCCAGCCAGGCCTTCGTCAGGGCCTTTGTCGACGCCTATGGCAAGCCTCCGGAAAACCAGGCCTGGGGCGATTACAATGCCGGGCTGATCATGGCCAGGGCCGTTGCCGAGGCGGGCGATGCCGGTGGCGACGCGCTGGCCGACTATCTGGAAAGCCCCGAGGCGCAATTCGACCTGATGAAGACCCGCAAGGGCTATTTCCGCCCGTCGGATCACCAGCTGATCCAGGAGATCTACGCCATCACGGCGCTGCCCGCGGACGAGGTGCAGAACAAGTGGGACATCTTCACCACCTCGGATCCGCTGCCCGGACCCGATCAGCCGCTCGAGACATTGGCCACGAGCGTCACCGGCGGGACCTGCTCGCTCTGA
- a CDS encoding branched-chain amino acid ABC transporter permease, which yields MLGLFVAQVLNGLLDGTYYLLIALGLSLIFSLGGIINLAHGAFFAIGAYLAITIAPFAGFFGALVLVPLLVAGLGMATERTLFTRFYRADPLYSLLLTFGLAMVIEQGLRWIFGASPQSFNMPEILRGQVFFGDFIYSRYRIFLIVVAVVTVGALWVLLNRTAFGRIVRAGVQNPEIVGALGISLRPYLSVVAGIGIGLAGLAGVLLAPIYTIHPAMGAEIITLAFVVVVIGGLGSFWGVIIAAVLVGLTKGLLVAVGLSSWSTAAIYLLMFVVLMLRPRGLLGERILRFE from the coding sequence ATGTTGGGGCTATTCGTTGCTCAGGTGCTGAACGGGCTGCTTGACGGGACCTATTATCTGCTGATCGCGCTGGGGCTGTCGCTGATCTTTTCGCTGGGAGGGATCATCAACCTCGCGCATGGGGCCTTCTTCGCGATCGGCGCCTATCTGGCGATCACGATCGCGCCCTTCGCCGGGTTCTTCGGGGCGCTGGTGCTGGTGCCGCTTCTCGTGGCGGGGCTTGGCATGGCGACCGAGCGCACGCTTTTCACCAGGTTCTACCGGGCCGATCCGCTTTATTCGCTGTTGCTGACCTTCGGTCTCGCCATGGTGATCGAGCAGGGGCTGCGCTGGATCTTCGGCGCCTCGCCGCAAAGCTTCAACATGCCCGAGATCCTGCGCGGGCAGGTCTTCTTCGGAGACTTCATCTATTCGCGCTACAGGATCTTCCTGATCGTCGTGGCCGTGGTCACGGTCGGAGCGCTCTGGGTGCTGCTGAACCGGACCGCCTTCGGCCGGATCGTGCGCGCGGGCGTGCAGAACCCCGAAATCGTCGGCGCGCTGGGCATCTCGCTGCGTCCCTACCTGTCGGTCGTGGCCGGGATCGGGATCGGGCTTGCCGGTCTCGCGGGCGTGCTGCTGGCGCCGATCTACACGATCCATCCGGCGATGGGCGCCGAGATCATCACGCTGGCCTTCGTCGTGGTGGTGATCGGCGGGCTCGGATCCTTCTGGGGGGTCATCATCGCCGCGGTGCTGGTGGGGCTGACCAAGGGCCTGCTGGTCGCCGTCGGGCTGTCCTCCTGGTCCACCGCCGCCATCTATCTGTTGATGTTCGTCGTCCTGATGCTGCGCCCGCGCGGCCTGCTGGGCGAACGCATCCTCCGTTTCGAGTAG
- a CDS encoding branched-chain amino acid ABC transporter ATP-binding protein/permease: MTRIHPLLIAGAALIALPFAIQAAGLTFTSATEVVVYGLACMGLNVLAGRTGLFSFGHGAWFGLGAYVAGLSSLAMGGAFWLPLLISVGATALIAAGFGSVMLRRSGVYFSLMTLALSALGFSIAFRWTEVTGGENGLGGIDRPSFAGLDFEMSEPYYWLVAAIAFAMLVLLWRVNNSPLGTVLRAIRENEQRTRFLGYRVDRYKLAAFVLSASITALAGVLLLYKNRMTSAEPMSVVFSGELLAMVVIGGMRGFLGPALGALFYILFREYLSIYTDNWLFWFGLVFVGFVLFAHDGLIGIPGQIRRHLRPPPESHAAMAGRKAETHPLPAFLKPSDHVDGPLLVADGISKYFGGFKAVDEVSIAVRDRSLHALIGPNGAGKTTAFNLLSGLYEPSAGSLTLAGAPLSGRTPEEVSAAGLGRSFQITNLFPSLSVKENIRLAVQAASPRRMNPLIRAEGLEEVNDQTAQILDYAGLAGMETAEAASLSYGGQRLLDLGLALGNHPRILLADEPLAGLSVAERERIGRLLKALSADIPVLLVEHDIDRVFELADRVTVMNEGHVLLDGTVEETRSDPRVQEVYIGSGTSAVAARPRVSAAHDKVLLSLDGVNVSYGKSHILHDVSCALRQGEILALLGRNGAGKSTLLKALIGIAPVGSGEIRLDGTVVSGLSSAEMARSGISYVPQGRGLFAGMSVGENLELGRIKRRKGHGVHWTDERIFSYFPRLKERIDTPADYLSGGEQQMAAVARALAGDTRVLLLDEPFEGLSPAVVEQLFETFDRLRQEVSIIIVDHNLDLALTLSDRTVALERGSIIHEGPSAALATDIDLRRKVLWL, encoded by the coding sequence ATGACCCGCATCCATCCGCTTCTGATCGCGGGCGCCGCGTTGATCGCGCTGCCCTTCGCCATCCAGGCCGCGGGCCTGACATTCACATCGGCAACCGAGGTCGTGGTCTACGGCCTGGCCTGCATGGGGCTCAACGTCCTTGCCGGGCGGACCGGCCTGTTCAGCTTCGGCCATGGCGCCTGGTTCGGGCTGGGGGCCTATGTCGCCGGGCTCAGCTCGCTGGCGATGGGAGGCGCCTTCTGGCTGCCCCTGCTGATCTCGGTCGGCGCGACGGCGCTGATCGCGGCGGGGTTCGGCTCTGTCATGTTGCGGCGCTCGGGGGTCTATTTCTCGCTCATGACGCTGGCGCTGTCCGCGCTGGGTTTCTCGATCGCGTTCCGCTGGACCGAGGTGACGGGGGGCGAGAACGGGCTGGGCGGGATCGACCGGCCGTCTTTCGCGGGCCTCGATTTCGAGATGTCTGAGCCCTATTACTGGCTCGTCGCGGCCATTGCATTTGCCATGCTGGTCCTGCTCTGGCGGGTCAACAACTCGCCCCTCGGAACCGTCCTCAGGGCGATCCGCGAAAACGAGCAGCGCACGCGCTTCCTCGGCTACAGGGTCGACCGCTACAAGCTGGCGGCCTTCGTGCTGTCGGCCTCGATCACCGCGCTGGCGGGCGTGCTTCTGCTTTACAAGAACCGCATGACCTCGGCCGAACCCATGTCCGTGGTCTTTTCGGGCGAGTTGCTGGCCATGGTCGTGATCGGCGGCATGCGCGGCTTTCTCGGCCCGGCGCTGGGCGCGCTGTTCTATATCCTCTTCCGCGAATATCTCTCGATCTACACCGACAACTGGCTGTTCTGGTTCGGTCTCGTCTTCGTGGGCTTCGTCCTCTTCGCCCATGACGGCCTGATCGGCATTCCCGGCCAGATCCGGCGCCATCTGCGCCCGCCGCCCGAAAGCCATGCCGCGATGGCGGGGCGCAAGGCCGAGACCCATCCGCTTCCGGCCTTCCTGAAGCCAAGCGACCATGTCGACGGGCCGCTTTTGGTGGCCGATGGCATCTCGAAATATTTCGGCGGCTTCAAGGCCGTGGACGAGGTCAGCATCGCGGTTCGCGACCGCTCGCTTCATGCGCTGATCGGGCCCAACGGCGCGGGCAAGACCACCGCCTTCAACCTGCTTTCGGGTCTTTACGAACCCAGTGCGGGCAGCCTGACGCTTGCCGGCGCCCCCCTGTCGGGCCGCACCCCCGAAGAGGTCTCGGCGGCCGGGCTTGGCCGAAGCTTCCAGATCACCAATCTGTTTCCGTCGCTCAGCGTAAAGGAGAACATCCGCCTCGCGGTGCAGGCGGCCTCGCCCCGGCGCATGAACCCGCTGATCCGCGCCGAGGGGCTCGAGGAGGTCAACGACCAGACCGCGCAGATCCTCGACTATGCCGGGCTGGCAGGCATGGAAACGGCCGAGGCCGCGTCGCTGTCCTATGGCGGTCAGCGGCTGCTGGATCTGGGGCTTGCGCTTGGAAACCACCCCCGCATCCTGCTGGCCGACGAGCCGCTGGCGGGGCTGTCGGTGGCCGAACGCGAACGCATCGGACGCTTGCTGAAGGCGTTGTCGGCCGACATCCCGGTCCTGCTGGTCGAACATGACATCGACCGTGTCTTCGAGCTGGCCGACCGCGTGACGGTGATGAACGAGGGGCATGTCCTGCTCGACGGAACGGTCGAAGAGACCCGGTCCGATCCGCGCGTGCAGGAGGTCTATATCGGCTCGGGCACATCGGCGGTGGCGGCGCGGCCCCGTGTCAGCGCGGCGCATGACAAGGTTCTGCTTTCCCTCGACGGGGTGAATGTCAGCTATGGCAAGAGCCATATCCTCCACGATGTCAGCTGCGCGTTGCGGCAGGGCGAGATCCTTGCCCTTCTGGGCCGGAACGGCGCGGGTAAGTCGACGCTGCTGAAGGCCCTGATCGGCATCGCGCCGGTCGGCAGCGGCGAGATCCGGCTGGATGGCACGGTCGTTTCCGGCCTGTCCTCGGCAGAGATGGCGCGCTCGGGCATTTCCTACGTGCCGCAGGGGCGGGGCCTGTTCGCCGGCATGTCGGTGGGCGAGAACCTCGAGCTCGGCCGGATCAAGCGCCGGAAGGGCCATGGCGTTCACTGGACCGACGAGCGCATCTTTTCCTATTTCCCGCGCCTGAAGGAACGGATCGACACGCCCGCCGACTATCTTTCGGGCGGCGAGCAGCAGATGGCCGCGGTGGCGCGCGCGCTTGCCGGCG